A single window of Cryptosporangium aurantiacum DNA harbors:
- a CDS encoding winged helix-turn-helix transcriptional regulator, whose translation MEDGTSQSPGYCAITDDNVAQWDPREGCEVRQILDRIADKWSLLVIALLDQRTLRFTELRREIDGISQRMLARTLRHLERDGLVSRSVYPSVPPRVDYALTPLGTTLHATIQALVTWTEAHQTEIATARAAYDVRADAERRDAALQAAERDAIAHDVLIGGR comes from the coding sequence ATGGAAGACGGAACTTCGCAGTCCCCTGGTTACTGCGCGATTACCGACGACAACGTCGCTCAATGGGATCCGCGGGAGGGCTGCGAGGTCCGGCAGATCCTCGACCGGATCGCCGACAAGTGGTCGCTGCTCGTCATCGCGCTGCTGGATCAGCGCACGTTGCGCTTCACCGAACTGCGGCGGGAGATCGACGGGATCAGCCAGCGCATGCTCGCCCGGACGTTGCGTCATCTCGAGCGCGACGGGCTGGTCAGCCGGAGCGTGTACCCGAGCGTGCCGCCCCGCGTCGACTACGCGCTGACGCCGCTCGGCACGACGCTGCACGCGACGATCCAGGCGCTGGTGACCTGGACCGAAGCGCACCAGACGGAGATCGCGACCGCTCGCGCGGCCTACGACGTGCGGGCGGACGCCGAGCGACGGGACGCCGCACTACAGGCCGCCGAGCGGGACGCGATCGCCCACGACGTCCTCATCGGCGGGCGTTAG
- a CDS encoding MFS transporter: protein MATSSDRINGRSWGVLSVLCGAIFLEGIDVAMLNVALPSIRDDLGLSTGALSGLVSAYVLGYGGFMLLGGRAADLLGRRRMFLGWMVVFLVFSGLGGLATEGWMLLVARFLTGVAAAFLAPAGLALITGLFPEGPQRTKALGFYAGTGAGGYSLGLVAGGVLASAGWRWVFFAPVIMAAVILVAALVLLRDTEERTARTGSFDIAGALTITGAMLLLAYAVVRLEHGADGLPTTLSVAAAGLVLLALFVAIERRAIDPLVRLAVLRSAALARTNVAALLFLGAFAGFQFLVTLYLQEIRGWSPLQTGLAMLVVGLDTVLAPTLTPWLVGRFGNARVLFVGLGTAGLSYLLFLPVAPDWTYAAMLPSFVLLGLAFALVYGPLTMAATAELDEREHGLAGGLLYTAIQFGTALGISGATAVTVAAGGVGTTLDGIRAGLVLPVAAALLAVVVMAFGLRDRAGTPPTPEPVSVGV, encoded by the coding sequence GTGGCTACATCGAGCGACCGGATCAACGGCCGGTCGTGGGGTGTGTTGTCCGTCCTGTGCGGCGCGATCTTTCTGGAGGGCATCGACGTCGCGATGCTCAACGTCGCGTTGCCATCCATCCGCGACGACCTGGGCCTGTCGACCGGGGCACTCAGCGGCCTGGTGAGCGCCTACGTCCTCGGGTACGGCGGGTTCATGCTGCTCGGCGGGCGCGCCGCCGACCTCCTGGGCCGGCGCCGGATGTTCCTCGGGTGGATGGTGGTCTTCCTGGTGTTCTCCGGCCTGGGCGGCCTCGCCACCGAGGGCTGGATGCTGCTGGTGGCGCGCTTCCTCACCGGCGTCGCCGCCGCCTTCCTCGCACCGGCCGGGTTGGCGCTGATCACCGGCTTGTTCCCGGAGGGTCCGCAGCGCACCAAGGCGCTGGGGTTCTACGCCGGGACGGGCGCGGGCGGGTACTCCCTCGGATTGGTCGCCGGTGGGGTGCTGGCGTCGGCCGGCTGGCGCTGGGTGTTCTTCGCGCCGGTGATCATGGCCGCGGTCATCCTGGTGGCGGCACTCGTGCTGCTGCGGGACACCGAGGAGCGAACCGCCCGCACCGGATCCTTCGACATCGCGGGGGCACTGACGATCACTGGTGCGATGCTGCTGCTCGCCTACGCCGTCGTCCGGCTCGAGCACGGCGCCGACGGCCTGCCGACGACGCTGAGCGTGGCCGCCGCCGGGCTGGTGCTCCTCGCGCTCTTCGTCGCCATCGAACGGCGCGCGATCGACCCGCTGGTGCGGCTCGCGGTCCTCCGGTCGGCGGCGCTGGCGCGCACCAACGTCGCCGCGCTGCTGTTCCTCGGCGCGTTCGCCGGGTTCCAGTTCCTCGTCACGCTGTACCTGCAGGAAATCCGCGGCTGGAGCCCGCTGCAGACCGGGCTGGCGATGCTGGTGGTCGGCCTCGACACGGTGCTCGCGCCGACGCTGACCCCGTGGCTGGTCGGCCGGTTCGGCAACGCCCGCGTGCTGTTCGTGGGCCTCGGCACGGCCGGGCTGTCATATCTGCTCTTCCTGCCGGTGGCGCCGGACTGGACCTACGCGGCGATGCTGCCGAGCTTCGTGCTGCTCGGGCTCGCGTTCGCGCTGGTCTACGGGCCGCTCACGATGGCAGCGACCGCGGAACTCGACGAGCGCGAGCACGGGCTGGCCGGTGGGCTGCTCTACACCGCGATCCAGTTCGGTACGGCGCTCGGGATCTCGGGGGCGACCGCGGTCACGGTGGCCGCCGGTGGGGTCGGGACGACGCTGGACGGGATCCGCGCCGGGCTGGTGCTGCCGGTGGCCGCCGCGCTGCTCGCCGTGGTCGTCATGGCGTTCGGTCTGCGCGACCGCGCCGGCACACCACCGACACCCGAACCGGTGTCGGTGGGCGTCTGA
- a CDS encoding MerR family transcriptional regulator yields MRLITIGAFARAAGLTPKALRHYDECGLLTPAAVDPESGYRYYDPAQLETARLIAELRRVGVPLATIRTICALDAPAAAEAIAEYWQRVTVENAARARVAALLVEHLSGRATMSVTFNYATAADAGARDTTEDAVHAGDRLLAVADGVRGPGGAAASAAAIDAVTTLELTDAPAAELLTMLAGAVAEADRAVRAAATGDARPATTLTALLRSGTQLALLHIGDTRAYLVRGGELFRLTADHTWVQSQVDRGALSPAEAGAHPDRALLVRALGAGEPPVEADLALRTAVPGDRYLLCSDGLWAVVAQAEITAVLTAGDDPARAVERLVGLVRAAGAPDNVVCVVADVVDAG; encoded by the coding sequence GTGCGGCTGATCACAATCGGAGCCTTCGCCCGGGCCGCCGGGCTGACGCCCAAGGCGCTGCGCCACTACGACGAGTGCGGGCTGCTGACGCCCGCCGCGGTCGATCCGGAGTCGGGTTACCGGTACTACGACCCGGCGCAGCTGGAGACCGCGCGGCTGATCGCCGAGCTGCGTCGGGTGGGCGTGCCGCTGGCGACGATCCGGACGATCTGCGCGTTGGACGCCCCGGCTGCGGCCGAGGCGATCGCCGAGTACTGGCAGCGGGTCACGGTCGAGAACGCGGCCCGGGCCCGGGTGGCAGCCCTGCTCGTCGAGCACCTCTCGGGAAGGGCAACCATGTCTGTGACCTTCAACTACGCGACGGCTGCTGACGCCGGAGCGCGCGACACCACTGAGGACGCCGTCCACGCGGGCGATCGGCTGCTGGCCGTGGCCGACGGGGTCCGCGGGCCCGGCGGGGCGGCGGCAAGCGCCGCCGCGATCGACGCTGTCACCACGCTCGAGCTGACCGACGCACCGGCGGCTGAACTGCTGACGATGCTGGCCGGTGCGGTGGCCGAGGCGGATCGGGCGGTCCGGGCAGCGGCCACCGGTGACGCCCGGCCGGCGACGACGCTGACCGCGCTGCTGCGGTCGGGGACACAGCTGGCGCTGCTGCACATCGGCGATACCCGGGCTTACCTGGTGCGTGGCGGCGAGCTGTTCCGCCTGACGGCCGACCACACGTGGGTGCAGTCGCAGGTGGACCGGGGCGCGCTGAGCCCGGCGGAGGCGGGTGCGCATCCGGACCGGGCGCTGCTCGTGCGGGCGCTGGGGGCCGGTGAGCCTCCGGTCGAGGCGGACCTGGCGCTGCGGACGGCGGTGCCGGGTGACCGGTACCTGCTGTGCTCGGACGGCTTGTGGGCGGTCGTCGCGCAGGCGGAAATCACGGCCGTGCTGACCGCCGGGGACGATCCGGCGCGGGCCGTGGAGCGGCTGGTCGGGCTCGTTCGCGCGGCCGGTGCGCCGGACAACGTCGTCTGCGTCGTGGCGGACGTGGTCGACGCCGGGTAG